The Thermus brockianus genome window below encodes:
- a CDS encoding branched-chain amino acid ABC transporter substrate-binding protein, with translation MRKIGLLVAGVAALGMALGQANVIKIATQSPLSGPQAALGEQIKLGAELAVEEAKAKFKALGFDLVLVPYDDQANPDVGVANANRIINDPDILGVVGHLNSGVAIPSSEVYARVGLVMVSPANTNPRVTDRRLPNVNRICGRDDVQGPVGAEYAFNNLKVKNVFVIHDKTAYGQGLAEEFRKRLEALGGKAVAFVGTEEQSNFVPIINQIRGARPTPELIYFGGIYSQIGPFLKQLRERGLKTRLMGGDGLDSSEFLRLAGAQNAAGTYYTTVAGPVSAFPKAKAVAERFKQKFGKDMEGFGIYAYDSANVILTALEAAIKAAGGKKPTREQVAQEVRKVKMEGLTGAIEFDDKGDNKKAKYFVMQVASTGNWADNKLIRTIEMAAPGAR, from the coding sequence ATGAGGAAAATCGGGCTTCTGGTAGCAGGTGTAGCCGCCTTGGGCATGGCGTTGGGCCAGGCCAACGTCATCAAGATCGCCACCCAGTCCCCCCTCTCTGGCCCCCAGGCCGCCCTGGGGGAGCAGATCAAGCTGGGGGCGGAGCTGGCGGTGGAGGAGGCCAAGGCCAAGTTCAAGGCCCTGGGCTTTGACCTGGTCCTGGTACCCTACGACGACCAGGCCAACCCCGACGTGGGCGTGGCCAATGCCAACCGCATCATCAACGACCCCGACATCCTGGGCGTGGTGGGCCACCTGAACTCCGGCGTGGCCATCCCCTCCAGCGAGGTCTACGCCCGGGTGGGCCTGGTCATGGTCTCCCCGGCCAACACCAACCCCCGGGTCACCGACCGCCGGCTTCCCAACGTGAACCGCATCTGCGGGCGGGATGACGTGCAGGGGCCGGTGGGGGCGGAGTACGCCTTCAACAACCTGAAGGTGAAGAACGTCTTCGTCATCCACGACAAGACCGCCTACGGCCAGGGGCTGGCCGAGGAGTTCAGGAAGCGCCTCGAGGCCCTGGGCGGCAAAGCGGTGGCCTTCGTGGGCACTGAGGAGCAGTCCAATTTCGTGCCCATCATCAACCAGATCCGCGGCGCCCGTCCCACCCCTGAGCTCATCTACTTCGGGGGCATCTACAGCCAGATTGGGCCCTTCCTGAAGCAGCTCCGGGAGCGGGGCCTCAAGACCCGGCTCATGGGCGGCGACGGCCTGGACTCCAGCGAGTTCCTGCGCCTGGCGGGTGCGCAAAACGCTGCCGGCACCTACTACACCACCGTGGCCGGCCCCGTCTCCGCCTTCCCCAAGGCCAAGGCGGTGGCGGAGCGCTTCAAGCAGAAGTTCGGCAAGGACATGGAGGGCTTCGGCATCTACGCCTACGACTCCGCCAACGTGATCCTCACCGCCCTCGAGGCCGCCATCAAGGCCGCCGGGGGCAAGAAGCCCACCCGGGAGCAGGTGGCCCAGGAGGTGCGCAAGGTCAAGATGGAGGGCCTCACCGGGGCCATTGAGTTTGACGACAAGGGCGACAACAAGAAGGCCAAGTACTTCGTCATGCAGGTGGCCAGCACCGGCAACTGGGCCGACAACAAGCTGATCCGCACCATTGAGATGGCGGCCCCCGGCGCCAGGTAA
- a CDS encoding branched-chain amino acid ABC transporter permease, whose product MLEQILALLPQVIFDGFVLGFVYAMVALGYTMVYGVLELINFAHSEIFMIGAVVGVEVFRYLAPHVGNGFLLLLLALLLGGAIAGLTAILVERFAYRPLRKRGTTNRLVPLITAIGVSFILQDLVRLIEGLWHNEFFLRMRTVEDLEGSVSLFGGAIFAQTKSFVLMGVSILMLLGLTYLVNRTKLGVAIRAVAQDLSTASLMGIDPDRIISRTFLIGGSLGGVAGVLFALQYTTITPYVGFLPGLKAFTAAVLGGIGNIPGAMLGGLVLGQLENFFGTYLPILTNGNFGTEYKDVVAFLILILILLLRPQGLLGQVVKEKV is encoded by the coding sequence TTGCTAGAACAGATTCTGGCTCTACTCCCCCAGGTCATCTTTGACGGCTTTGTGCTGGGGTTCGTCTACGCCATGGTGGCTCTGGGATACACCATGGTGTACGGCGTACTGGAGCTCATAAACTTTGCCCACTCCGAGATCTTCATGATCGGAGCCGTGGTGGGGGTGGAGGTCTTCCGCTACCTGGCCCCCCACGTGGGGAATGGCTTCCTCCTGCTCCTTTTGGCCCTCCTCCTGGGCGGGGCCATCGCCGGGCTCACCGCCATCCTGGTGGAGCGTTTCGCCTACCGCCCCCTGCGCAAGCGGGGCACCACCAACCGCCTGGTGCCCCTCATCACCGCCATCGGGGTCTCCTTCATCCTGCAGGACCTGGTGCGGCTCATTGAGGGGCTCTGGCACAACGAGTTCTTCCTGCGCATGCGCACGGTGGAGGACCTGGAGGGCTCGGTGAGCCTCTTCGGGGGGGCCATCTTCGCCCAGACCAAATCCTTCGTCCTCATGGGGGTCTCCATCCTCATGCTCCTGGGCCTCACCTACCTGGTGAACCGCACCAAGCTGGGGGTGGCCATCCGCGCCGTGGCCCAGGACCTCTCCACTGCCAGCCTCATGGGCATTGACCCCGACCGCATCATCTCCCGCACCTTCCTCATCGGGGGCTCCTTGGGCGGGGTGGCGGGGGTGCTCTTTGCCCTGCAGTACACCACCATCACCCCCTACGTGGGCTTCCTGCCCGGCCTCAAGGCCTTCACCGCCGCGGTCCTGGGGGGCATCGGCAACATTCCCGGGGCCATGCTGGGCGGGCTGGTGCTGGGCCAGCTGGAAAACTTCTTCGGCACCTACCTGCCCATCCTCACAAACGGCAACTTCGGCACCGAGTACAAGGACGTGGTGGCCTTCCTCATCCTGATCCTCATCCTCCTCCTGCGGCCCCAAGGCCTCCTGGGACAGGTGGTCAAGGAGAAGGTATGA
- a CDS encoding branched-chain amino acid ABC transporter permease yields the protein MSALSLLLSLAYLGLAFLAPGALANLFGLGALAAAAFLRLSPNLRTLNLALLTLAFTVGLVRSGNTLGLIGLVGILVALTTLPRVPTWIRAALGLAILLISVPLAGFANTFVFELGIQIGIYAAMALGLNVVVGMAGLLDLGYAAFFAVGAYTWAIFGSEQARNFLAGNFPLPGEYMYLFMLIAIVTTALTGLLIGLPALRLRGDYLAIVTLGLGEVVRILANNLDHPINFTNGPQGITPIQRPPIDWFRELMAAMGVRLDQTTDYQLFFYLLVLLMIGLVVLVNVNLANSRFGRAWVAIREDEIAARSMGIPLLPTKLLAFMTGAAFSGVMGVIFAAQRTFVSPESFTLLASITILGMVILGGMGSIPGAILGAAALTILNLDVLKTFSEFVRTSLPQIPSQVDPAKYERLVFGLILVLMMIFRPEGLIPEKRHKAEMEEA from the coding sequence ATGAGCGCCCTTTCCCTCCTCCTCAGCCTGGCCTACCTGGGCCTGGCCTTCCTGGCCCCTGGGGCCCTAGCCAACCTGTTCGGCCTGGGGGCCCTGGCGGCGGCGGCCTTTTTGCGCCTCTCCCCCAACCTCAGGACCCTGAACCTGGCCCTCCTCACCCTGGCCTTCACCGTGGGCCTGGTGCGCTCAGGGAACACCCTGGGCCTCATCGGCCTGGTGGGCATCCTGGTGGCCCTCACCACCCTGCCCCGGGTCCCCACCTGGATCCGAGCGGCCCTGGGCCTGGCCATCCTCCTCATCAGCGTGCCCCTGGCGGGCTTCGCCAACACCTTCGTCTTTGAGCTGGGCATCCAGATCGGCATCTACGCGGCCATGGCCCTGGGGCTCAACGTGGTGGTGGGCATGGCGGGGCTTCTGGACCTGGGCTATGCCGCCTTCTTCGCCGTGGGGGCCTACACCTGGGCCATCTTCGGCTCCGAGCAGGCAAGAAACTTCCTGGCGGGGAACTTCCCTTTGCCCGGGGAGTACATGTACCTCTTCATGCTCATCGCCATCGTCACCACCGCCCTCACCGGCCTCCTCATCGGCCTGCCCGCCCTAAGGCTCCGGGGGGACTACCTGGCCATCGTCACCCTGGGCCTGGGGGAGGTGGTGCGCATCCTGGCCAACAACCTGGACCACCCCATCAACTTCACCAACGGCCCCCAGGGCATCACCCCCATCCAGCGCCCGCCCATTGACTGGTTCCGCGAGCTGATGGCCGCCATGGGGGTGCGCCTGGACCAGACCACGGACTACCAGCTCTTCTTCTACCTCCTGGTCCTCCTCATGATCGGTCTGGTGGTGCTGGTGAACGTGAACCTGGCCAACTCCCGCTTCGGCCGGGCCTGGGTGGCCATCCGCGAGGACGAGATCGCCGCCCGTTCCATGGGCATCCCCCTCCTGCCCACCAAGCTCCTGGCCTTCATGACCGGGGCGGCCTTTTCCGGGGTCATGGGGGTGATCTTCGCCGCCCAGCGCACCTTCGTCTCCCCCGAGTCCTTCACCCTTTTGGCCTCCATCACCATCCTGGGCATGGTGATCCTGGGCGGGATGGGGTCCATCCCCGGGGCCATCCTGGGGGCGGCCGCCCTCACCATCCTCAACCTGGACGTGCTCAAGACCTTCAGCGAGTTCGTGCGCACCAGCCTGCCCCAGATCCCGAGCCAGGTGGACCCCGCCAAGTACGAGCGCCTGGTCTTCGGCCTTATCCTGGTGCTGATGATGATCTTCCGCCCGGAGGGGCTCATCCCCGAGAAGCGGCACAAGGCGGAGATGGAGGAAGCATGA
- a CDS encoding ABC transporter ATP-binding protein — protein sequence MKALEVAHATKRFGGLVAVNDVSLTVNQGEIFSVIGPNGAGKTTFFNLLTGIYAPDEGKILLFGKDITGFPPDRVAKEGVGRTFQNIRLFGAMTVLENLLVGMHIHIRVPYFHAVFRTPLARREEKRAEEEAKRLLEYVGLLHRKDELAKNLPYGEQRKLEIARALALKPRLLLLDEPAAGMNPKETEELQHFIGRLREELGITIVLIEHDMRLVMRISDRIAVLEYGSKIAEGTPEEVRQNPRVIEAYLGKGAAGGAA from the coding sequence ATGAAGGCCCTCGAGGTCGCCCACGCCACCAAACGCTTCGGCGGCCTGGTGGCCGTCAACGACGTGAGCCTCACCGTGAACCAGGGGGAGATCTTCTCCGTCATCGGCCCCAACGGGGCGGGCAAGACCACCTTCTTCAACCTCCTCACCGGCATCTACGCCCCCGACGAGGGGAAGATTCTCCTCTTCGGCAAGGACATCACCGGCTTCCCCCCCGACCGGGTGGCCAAGGAAGGGGTGGGGCGCACCTTCCAGAACATCCGCCTCTTCGGGGCCATGACCGTGCTGGAAAACCTCCTGGTGGGCATGCACATCCACATCCGCGTGCCCTACTTCCACGCGGTCTTCCGCACCCCCCTGGCGCGGCGGGAGGAGAAGCGGGCCGAAGAGGAGGCCAAGCGCCTCCTGGAATACGTGGGTCTCCTCCACCGCAAGGACGAGCTGGCCAAAAACCTCCCCTACGGGGAACAGCGCAAGCTGGAGATCGCCCGGGCCCTGGCCCTAAAGCCCCGGCTTCTCCTCCTGGACGAGCCCGCCGCCGGCATGAACCCCAAGGAGACCGAGGAGCTCCAGCACTTCATCGGGCGGCTACGGGAGGAGCTTGGCATCACCATCGTGCTCATTGAGCACGACATGCGCCTGGTGATGCGCATCTCCGACCGCATCGCCGTCTTGGAGTACGGCTCCAAGATCGCCGAGGGCACCCCGGAGGAGGTGCGGCAGAACCCCCGGGTCATCGAGGCCTACCTGGGCAAGGGGGCGGCAGGAGGTGCGGCATGA
- a CDS encoding ABC transporter ATP-binding protein — protein MSLLELRGVHTYYGHIHALKGVSLKVEEGEIVTLIGSNGAGKSTTLRTISGLVKPRQGEVLFQGRPIHRLPAHQIVALGVGHVPEGRRIFPRLTVEENLEIGAYLETDRKVVQERKDQVFALFPRLYERRGQKGGTLSGGEQQMLAIGRALMQNPRILLMDEPSMGLAPVLVDFIFETIQKLNQEGKTILLVEQNARLALQIAHRGYVLATGEITLFGPARELAQNPEVQKAYLGEG, from the coding sequence ATGAGCCTCCTGGAACTCCGGGGCGTCCACACCTACTACGGCCACATCCACGCCCTGAAGGGGGTCTCCCTGAAGGTGGAGGAAGGGGAGATCGTCACCCTGATTGGCTCCAACGGGGCGGGCAAGAGCACCACCTTGCGCACCATCAGCGGCCTGGTGAAGCCGCGGCAGGGGGAGGTGCTCTTCCAGGGCCGGCCCATCCACCGCCTCCCTGCCCACCAGATCGTGGCCCTGGGGGTGGGGCACGTGCCCGAGGGGCGGCGGATCTTCCCCCGGCTCACCGTGGAGGAGAACCTGGAGATCGGGGCCTACCTGGAGACGGACCGCAAGGTGGTTCAGGAGCGGAAGGACCAGGTCTTCGCCCTCTTCCCCCGGCTCTACGAGCGGCGGGGCCAGAAGGGAGGCACCCTCTCCGGCGGGGAGCAACAGATGCTGGCCATCGGCCGGGCCCTCATGCAAAACCCCCGGATCCTCCTCATGGACGAGCCTTCCATGGGCCTGGCCCCGGTGCTGGTGGACTTCATCTTTGAAACCATCCAGAAGCTGAACCAGGAGGGCAAGACCATCCTCTTGGTGGAGCAAAACGCCCGGCTGGCCCTGCAGATCGCCCACCGGGGCTACGTGCTGGCCACGGGGGAGATCACCCTCTTTGGGCCTGCCCGGGAGCTGGCGCAAAACCCCGAGGTGCAGAAGGCCTACCTGGGGGAAGGCTGA
- a CDS encoding glutathione ABC transporter substrate-binding protein — MRKLFLALGLLALAGAWAQQRLVVAQGTDPITLDAPLAQDSPSATVVTHISETLFELTPEGRIVPLLAEGHSFSDGGKTLTIRLKRGITFHDGTPFNAEAVKFNLERFVSRELASPFAFLLSELERVEVVDSHTVRLRLKNPFAPVLAHLTHSSTAMQSPTAIQRFGAQYRDNPVGTGPYRFQAWQKGQFVDLVRNENYWGEKPAIPQVRFIPVPEGTTRVALVETGQAHVAVRIPPQDIPRLQANRAIEVVRTPSLRTIYIYFNTQRPPFNDVRVRQALNHAVNREEILQFVLGGIGRISDAPIAPSIFGYASIGRYEYNPQRAQELLRQAGVSTPLRITLHCPTGRYFQDIQVCEAIQGQLRRVGVEATIQTMEWGAYLQETQRPLKENRIQMAMLGWGTVTGDADYGLYPLFHSSQWAPGFNRAFYKNAEVDKLLAQARISTLPQGRQQLYREAMTRIFRDAPWLFLHSEVQVTAIRQEVQGFIVHPTERYLAYKARFR, encoded by the coding sequence ATGAGAAAGCTGTTCCTGGCCCTCGGTTTACTGGCCCTGGCGGGTGCCTGGGCCCAGCAACGCCTGGTGGTGGCCCAAGGCACCGACCCCATCACCCTGGACGCCCCCCTGGCCCAGGACTCCCCTTCGGCCACAGTGGTAACCCACATCAGCGAAACCCTCTTTGAACTCACCCCCGAGGGGCGGATCGTCCCCCTCCTGGCCGAGGGGCATAGCTTTTCCGACGGGGGCAAGACCCTCACCATCCGCCTCAAGCGGGGCATCACCTTCCACGACGGCACCCCCTTCAACGCCGAGGCGGTGAAGTTCAACCTGGAGCGCTTCGTCTCCCGGGAGCTGGCCAGCCCCTTCGCCTTCCTGCTCTCCGAGCTGGAGCGGGTGGAGGTGGTGGACAGCCACACGGTGCGGCTACGCCTCAAGAACCCCTTTGCCCCGGTGCTGGCCCACCTGACCCACAGCTCCACTGCCATGCAGAGCCCCACGGCCATCCAGCGCTTCGGGGCCCAGTACCGGGACAACCCCGTGGGCACCGGTCCCTACCGCTTCCAGGCCTGGCAGAAAGGGCAGTTCGTGGACCTGGTGCGCAATGAGAACTACTGGGGCGAAAAACCCGCCATCCCCCAGGTGCGCTTCATCCCCGTACCCGAGGGGACCACGCGGGTGGCCCTGGTGGAGACGGGACAGGCCCACGTGGCGGTGCGCATCCCGCCCCAGGACATCCCCCGGCTCCAGGCCAACCGGGCCATTGAGGTGGTGCGCACCCCCAGCCTGCGCACCATCTACATCTACTTCAACACCCAGCGCCCCCCCTTCAACGACGTGCGGGTGCGGCAGGCCCTGAACCACGCGGTGAACCGGGAGGAGATCCTGCAGTTCGTCCTGGGAGGGATTGGCCGTATCTCCGATGCCCCCATCGCCCCCAGCATCTTTGGCTATGCCAGCATCGGCCGCTACGAGTACAACCCCCAGCGGGCCCAGGAGCTGTTGCGCCAGGCAGGGGTGAGCACCCCCCTGCGCATCACCCTGCACTGCCCCACGGGCCGCTACTTCCAGGACATCCAGGTGTGTGAGGCCATCCAGGGCCAGCTGCGGCGGGTAGGGGTGGAGGCCACCATCCAGACCATGGAATGGGGGGCCTACCTGCAGGAGACCCAGCGGCCCCTGAAGGAAAACCGGATCCAGATGGCCATGCTGGGCTGGGGCACGGTGACGGGGGATGCGGACTACGGCCTCTACCCCCTCTTCCACTCCAGCCAGTGGGCCCCGGGCTTTAACCGGGCCTTCTACAAGAACGCCGAGGTGGACAAGCTGCTGGCCCAGGCCCGCATCTCCACCCTGCCCCAGGGCAGACAGCAGCTCTACCGCGAGGCCATGACCCGCATCTTCCGGGATGCCCCTTGGCTCTTCCTCCACTCCGAGGTGCAGGTGACCGCCATCCGCCAGGAGGTCCAGGGCTTCATCGTCCACCCCACGGAGCGCTACCTGGCCTACAAGGCCCGCTTCCGCTAG
- the nikB gene encoding nickel ABC transporter permease, producing the protein MFTYALRRLLIAVPTLFGVVLLVFLMVRLAPGDPAVLLAGEFATPETLEAIRARYGLDKSLPEQFAIYLGALLQGDLGESARSRRPVLLELRTYFPNTVELASAAILVALLSGIPLGILAALRPGSGLDLFVMVLALLGVSMPVFWFGLLAILIFSVELGWFPVAGKGTLAHLVLPAITLGVNATALLARMTRGTLLEVLSQDYIRTARAKGLAERVVIFKHALRNALIPVVTVAGLEFGSLLAGAVITETIFAWPGIGQLLVGSILARDYPVVQGAVLLVAVSFILVNLLVDLLYAWIDPRVRYD; encoded by the coding sequence ATGTTCACCTACGCTCTTCGCCGCCTGCTGATCGCCGTGCCCACCCTGTTCGGGGTGGTGCTCCTGGTCTTCCTCATGGTGCGCCTGGCCCCGGGGGACCCGGCGGTGCTCCTGGCGGGGGAGTTCGCCACGCCGGAGACCCTCGAGGCCATCCGGGCCCGCTACGGCCTGGACAAGTCCCTCCCCGAGCAGTTTGCCATCTATCTGGGAGCCCTCCTACAGGGCGACCTGGGCGAGTCGGCCCGGAGCCGCCGCCCCGTGCTCCTGGAGCTAAGGACCTACTTCCCCAACACCGTGGAGCTGGCCAGCGCCGCCATCCTGGTGGCCCTCCTCTCGGGCATCCCCCTGGGCATCCTGGCCGCCCTGCGCCCGGGAAGCGGGCTGGACCTTTTCGTGATGGTCCTGGCCCTCCTGGGGGTCTCCATGCCCGTCTTCTGGTTTGGGCTTTTGGCCATCCTCATCTTCTCCGTGGAGCTGGGCTGGTTCCCCGTGGCCGGCAAGGGCACCCTGGCCCACCTGGTCCTGCCCGCCATCACCCTGGGGGTGAACGCCACCGCCCTCCTGGCCCGCATGACCCGGGGCACCCTCCTGGAGGTGCTCTCCCAGGACTACATCCGCACCGCCCGGGCCAAGGGCCTGGCGGAGCGGGTGGTCATCTTCAAGCATGCCCTCAGAAACGCCCTCATCCCCGTGGTCACGGTGGCGGGCCTGGAGTTCGGTAGCCTCCTGGCAGGGGCAGTCATCACCGAGACCATCTTCGCCTGGCCGGGCATCGGCCAGCTCCTGGTGGGCTCCATCCTGGCCAGGGACTACCCCGTGGTCCAAGGGGCCGTGCTCCTGGTGGCCGTCAGCTTCATCCTGGTCAACCTGCTGGTGGACCTCCTCTACGCCTGGATTGACCCGAGGGTGCGCTATGACTAG
- a CDS encoding ABC transporter permease, whose amino-acid sequence MTRPLRRFLRNRLAQAGLVLLGLYLLGGVLAPLLAPYSPYTQDLRAAYVPPLAGVSLRGPEGQIGLFVSPVFRHPLEGVQVRWEEKYPVRLWVRGEEWRWFGLTGNLHLFGVEGPVRLYLLGTDEQGRDLFSRILYGIPVSLTIGLVAVGIGLLLGAPLGALSAYFGGRIDLLVQRLVDVMLAFPGILLAIVLVAILGTGLGNAMIAVGIAAIPIYARLVRGVVLSLKALDYVEAARALGASHARILLRHLLPNALGPILIQTSLQMAIAILFAAGLGFLGLGARPPEPEWGLMLARGREYLAVAPHVATFPGLAIVGLVLAFNLLGDALRDALDPRSR is encoded by the coding sequence ATGACTAGACCCCTGCGCCGCTTCCTGAGAAACCGCCTGGCCCAGGCGGGCCTGGTCCTGCTGGGGCTCTACCTCCTCGGGGGCGTGCTCGCCCCCCTCCTCGCCCCCTACTCCCCCTACACCCAGGACCTGCGGGCGGCCTACGTGCCCCCCCTGGCCGGGGTGAGCCTGCGGGGACCAGAGGGGCAGATAGGCCTCTTCGTGAGCCCGGTCTTCCGGCATCCCCTGGAGGGGGTCCAGGTCCGCTGGGAGGAGAAGTACCCCGTGCGGCTTTGGGTGCGGGGGGAGGAGTGGCGCTGGTTTGGCCTTACGGGCAACCTCCACCTCTTCGGGGTGGAGGGCCCGGTGCGCCTCTACCTCCTGGGCACGGACGAGCAGGGCCGGGACCTCTTCTCCCGCATCCTCTACGGCATCCCCGTCTCCCTCACCATCGGGCTGGTGGCCGTGGGCATCGGGCTTCTCCTGGGAGCCCCTCTGGGAGCCCTCTCCGCCTACTTCGGGGGGCGGATAGATCTCCTGGTCCAGCGCCTGGTGGACGTGATGCTGGCCTTTCCCGGCATCCTCTTGGCCATCGTCCTGGTGGCCATCCTGGGCACGGGGCTGGGGAATGCCATGATCGCCGTGGGCATCGCCGCCATCCCCATCTACGCCCGGCTGGTGCGGGGCGTGGTCCTCTCCCTGAAGGCCCTGGACTACGTGGAGGCCGCCCGTGCCCTGGGAGCAAGCCACGCCCGCATCCTCCTCCGCCACCTCCTCCCCAACGCCCTGGGGCCCATCCTGATCCAAACCAGCCTGCAGATGGCCATCGCCATCCTCTTCGCCGCCGGCCTGGGCTTCCTGGGCCTGGGGGCCAGACCCCCGGAGCCCGAGTGGGGGCTGATGCTGGCCCGGGGACGGGAGTACCTGGCGGTGGCCCCGCACGTGGCCACGTTCCCGGGGCTGGCCATCGTGGGCTTGGTCCTGGCCTTCAACCTCCTGGGCGACGCCCTGCGGGACGCCCTGGACCCCAGGAGCCGCTAG
- a CDS encoding protease complex subunit PrcB family protein, translated as MRKALYATLLLVPLLSACEVLEGSGYRVAEAQLLFPEATERWTYFYGEPREVKLGPKVLRLEKGTGENLWAVPGALWVEGSPVLREVGPALRPAAEAVRGFSGNLVEVRTQANLRATWLYDGVGWVRLTAAMREGEKRALVQPANYLTPDLYAFTGPETQVLLREILARRGGRQVVVFELSEPVLRPLTLDPTPDGYRVGALLVQYGLRVELVTPPTPPYQILDRGANAAYQETEPRAFLANNPTRFAEVWNLAVGNRIPRPPAPSVDFRTRSVAAFFWGLKPTGGYAMEVVGVTYGGEVARVILNLQSPRPGAIVTQALTSPYVILELERVRRVVFADPAGKVLAEARE; from the coding sequence ATGAGAAAAGCCCTGTACGCCACCCTCCTCCTGGTGCCCCTCCTCTCCGCCTGCGAGGTGCTGGAAGGCTCGGGCTACCGGGTGGCCGAGGCCCAGCTCCTCTTCCCCGAGGCCACGGAGCGCTGGACCTACTTCTACGGGGAGCCCCGGGAGGTGAAGCTGGGGCCCAAGGTCCTGCGGCTGGAAAAGGGCACCGGGGAGAACCTCTGGGCCGTCCCCGGGGCCCTTTGGGTGGAGGGAAGCCCGGTCCTCAGGGAGGTGGGGCCCGCCCTGAGGCCGGCGGCCGAGGCGGTGAGGGGGTTCTCGGGGAACCTGGTGGAGGTGCGAACCCAGGCCAACCTGCGGGCCACCTGGCTCTATGACGGCGTGGGCTGGGTCCGCCTCACGGCCGCCATGCGGGAAGGGGAAAAGCGGGCCCTGGTGCAGCCCGCCAACTACCTGACCCCGGACCTCTACGCCTTTACCGGCCCCGAGACCCAGGTCCTCCTGCGGGAAATCCTGGCCCGGCGGGGCGGGCGGCAGGTGGTGGTCTTTGAGCTCAGCGAGCCCGTCCTCAGGCCCCTCACCCTAGACCCCACCCCCGACGGCTACCGGGTGGGCGCCCTCCTGGTCCAGTACGGGCTTAGAGTGGAGCTGGTGACCCCGCCCACGCCTCCCTACCAGATCCTGGACCGCGGCGCCAACGCCGCTTATCAGGAGACCGAGCCCCGGGCCTTCCTGGCCAACAACCCCACCCGCTTCGCCGAGGTCTGGAACCTGGCGGTGGGCAACCGCATCCCCCGTCCCCCTGCCCCCAGCGTGGACTTCCGCACCCGGAGCGTGGCCGCCTTCTTCTGGGGCCTGAAGCCCACGGGGGGGTACGCCATGGAGGTGGTGGGGGTCACCTACGGCGGGGAGGTGGCGCGGGTGATCCTGAACCTGCAAAGCCCCAGGCCAGGGGCCATCGTCACCCAGGCCCTCACCAGCCCCTACGTGATCCTGGAGCTGGAGCGGGTGCGGCGGGTGGTCTTCGCCGACCCCGCGGGCAAGGTGCTGGCGGAGGCTAGGGAGTAA